Genomic segment of Geminocystis herdmanii PCC 6308:
AATGGCTTACCCACACAAGTAATGGAGAATGGAGAATTGAAAATGGAGAATTGAAAAAATTTTAGTCACTTTAGCAGACTATAAGCCATAAAATTTATTTCTTGGTGGATTGTTGATTAACACCCTAACACCCTAACTGCCTAACTCCCTAACTGCCTAACTTCCCAACTTCCCAACAGCCACTTCAAACTAAAGATAAAAATATTGCCAATGCAAACTAAGTCACTTATCAAATATATTCGTCAAGGGATACCCATTTTATTCATTCTCATCTTATTTTCTTTCTCCATCATGGCGATCGTATCGGAACTGAAAAAAGATAGTATAGAGTCAGTGTGGCTATATCTTAAAAGTATTCCCCATTGGCACAAACTAACCGCCCTCGCCATGACAATTTTAGGCTATGGATTAATGACAGGGTATGATTTACTGGGATTTGCCCATATTCGACAAAAACTCTCCCCCCTCAAAGTCGCTTTTACTGCTTTTATCAGTTATGCCATTGGTAATACCGTTGGTTTTAGTGTCCTTTCTGGTACAGCAATCCGTTATCATTATTACGGTTTAGCAGGAGTTTCTCAAGTCAAAATCGCTGAATTAATTATCTTCACTCATCTTACTTTCTGGTTAGGATTATTAAGTATCAGTGGCGTAGTATCATTAGTTGATCCTTTAACTTTACCTAGTACTCTTAAACTACCTTTTGACTCTATCCATCCCCTAGGGTATATTTTTCTTTCCCTCGTCTTAATCTATTTTATCCTCAGTGTCACCCTTAAACATTCCATTAAGTTGAAAGAAGAAGAAATTACTTTCCCAAAACCTATTATTTCGATCGGTACAATTGTAGTCGCAGGTTTAGATTGGGGATTAGCCGCAGGAGTACTCTATTTATTATTACCTGTAAGTAATTCCATGACTTATATCGGCTTTTTCGGTATTTATATCATAGCCTTAACCGCAGGTTTAATCAGCAATGTACCCGGTGGGTTGGGAGTATTTGAAACTGTAATGTTATATCTGCGTCCTCAATCTGTTTCCCCTTCCGATATGTTAGGAGGATTAATCGCCTATCGCATCGTTTATTTTTTCATTCCCCTGATTGTTGCGTTAGTTTTAATTGGTATTCAAGCATGGAAGACAAAAAATAAGTTATGACGTGACTTTTATCATCTTTCATAAATTAATTTTGGGTAAATTGTTAATTTTAAAGAAGAAATAGAGTTATAAATCTCCAAGAAATTTATCAATTAATAATTACCTGTTAAAACTTTTTTACATCGATCGCAGATCAAAGGTTCATCGTTAAAAGTACCCACTGTGGTAAAATAGTTCCAGCATTTATTGCTTAAAAATAGCAGAATATAAATCATTGAAATCACACTTATATAAGTCAAGTAATTTCTTGATTTGATCAAGGCGTAATTTTGGTATAGTTTTGCCATATTCCCAATTTCTAACAGTGGACTCTGCAACACCGACAACACTAGCTACTTCCACAGTTTTTAATCCTTGTTTTTTCCTTAACTCTCTTATATTCATTCTGTCTGATTGACTTTTGCTAACCAGTTAGCTATTATAATTAGCAAAGTTTATTTAGTCAAATTGAATATGAGTTCCAAAAAAAGAATTTTATCTTTATTTTCTGGTTGCGGTGGAATGGATTTAGGTATGGAAGGAAATTTTTGGATTCATCAAGACTTTATTAATGAAAAAATACACCCTAATTGGATTGTCGATCGAAATAAAAACTTAGTCAAATTAGCTAAAACTTCTTTTCAAACAGTATTTGCTAATGATATTGAAATTAGTGCAAAAAATGCTTGGTTATCTTACTTTAAAAAAGATATTTTTCACTTAGAAAGTATTGTTAATTTAGTGGAGCAATATGAAAGAGAAGAATTTGAATTTCCGAAAAATATAGATATATTAACAGGTGGTTTTCCTTGTCAAGATTTTAGTGTTTCAGGAAAAAGAAAAGGCTTAAATTCTCATAAAAATCATGATGGTAATTATTTAGAGGAAAAAACTCAAGATAATCTTAAAAATAGAGGAATGCTTTATTATTGGATGAAAAAAGTTATTGAAATTACTCAACCTAAAATCTTTATTGCAGAAAACGTTAAGGGTTTAAATTCTTTATCCACAGTTAAAGATAAAATAGAATCAGATTTTAAATCTATTAACAATCATGGTTATTTAGTTTTTTCACAACTACTTTACGCTCCCGATTATGGTATCCCCCAAACTAGAGAAAGATTATTTTTTATCGGTATTAATAAACGATATTTAAATCAAAAATGGTTACAATTTCCTAATATAAAATATTTAATTAATCCTTTTCCAGAAATAACTCATTTTAATGCACCAAATAGTATTATACATAATAATTTATTAAAAACTTATTCTACAGTAAGATCGGCTTTATATGGACTTTTAGAACCAGAAGAAGAAAAAAAAGATCAAGCTCAAATAAGATATTCTAAAGCTAAATTTTACGGTAAAACTCAAGGACAAATAGAGGTAAATTTAGATGGATTAAGCCCGACAATTAGAGCTGAACATCATGGTAATATAGAATTTAGGAGACTATCTTTGGAATTAGGAGGACGTTATCAGGATGAGTTAAATTGTGGAAAAAAAATGAGACGTTTAACAGTGAGAGAATGTGCAAGAATTCAAACTTTTCCTGATGATTATGAGTTTGTAAGAGATAGTAAAATTTCCCCGACTAATTCTCCAATTTCTGCTAGTAAGGCTTATAAATTAATTGGCAATGCAGTACCTCCTTTATTGAGTTATCATATTGCTATGAAATTAGAATCTATTTGGGATAATTTGTTTAATTATGATCAATCAGTTCATTTAACACAAAAAATATCTAGTATTTTTTAAAGATGTTTAATTCTTTCTATTAGGGTATTTTTATCTATATTTAAACTAAGAAGAACTTTTCGCAAAATATCATCGTTTTTTAGAACAATTCTCAAAATTTCAATTACTAAATCATCTTGCCAAGAATAATTTTTTGATGATTTACTTTCATTTATGATTCTATAAACAGCAGATTCTGCATATTTATTAATCCATGCTTCATCTTTTTCCATCAGTTGAGTATCTGGTAACTCCTCAACGGTTTGATATTCATTAAATGATATTTTTGGTCTAGGTGTTCTATCTTGAAATAGCTCATTTTCTGTTACTTTTATTCCTTTATAATATCTTCCATATCTAACTTCAAAATCTTCATTATTATTTTTTCTTAAAACAAAAATTAACCATATATTTATATCTAATTTCCCAATAGTTGAACCTAGTATAATCACATCATTTTCTTTCACCGTATAACCACTTTTTAGCTCGATTTTTCTTTTTATAGAAGTTTGATATTCAGATAATTTAAAGTTGATTTTTATATCAGGATTACTAATTTCAATATTTATTTTTTGATTAAATATGGGATTTAACTTAATCATTTTCTGAAAAGACTCTTTTGCTTTTTCTCCTGCTAATTTAGAAAAATCTGTATCGATATTTGATTCTCCTTCTGCCCATTTACATTGTCGTAAATCTAATTGAGATTCTTGTAATTTTTTAGCAGTTTCTCTTGTTAATTGAGGCATTAATACGTTATCAATGAAATCTTCGTAATCTTTTTTATTCATGCTTAATTTTTATTAATTTTTTGATGATAAAGGGTGAGAAAATCCCACCCCATTGACTTAGAAATTACTCGTTAAGGCTTCCTTACATCGATCGCAAAGTGGTGCTGCACGACCACACGCATGACTTACTATCGTAACTGTTAAAGTCCTCTGTCTTAACTAATATGAGTAAAAATTTCCAACTGTTGACACTGATTTTATTCATATTTCTCTCTTTAAATAACGTGTTAATTAGGATGCAAATTTAGCTACTGGTATATTTCTAGTAATTGCGATCGAGTTTTTCTGTTGTTTAATAGCTTCAATTTTTCTCATAGTTTCAGCAGTAAAATAGCTTTCACCACAATCTGGACAACTTATTAAAGGTATATTTTCAACGATAAAAAGTTCTTCATCATTTCCATAACTTCGAGAAATATAGCGAATTTTAGCCTTTTCTGAACCACAAAAATCACATTTCATAAATTCTATTTTTTTATTTAAGCAGGAACTTTCATAATATTAGAAGGTAATTGATTTAAAATTAATTCATTCAGTTGAACTTTTTTACTAGCATTATCAATGTCAATACCTACTAAGTTGCCCTTCTCATCATAGTCAAGTACAACTCTTTCCGAAATTTCCTGACTGTCAATACTTGGTTTATCCGATAAATGAATATATAAAGAATCGGTATCAGAATAATAGTTAATTTTCATAGTTTAAATCTCCATCCTCACCAATTAAATTAGAAATTACTTACTAAAACTTCTGTGTCTATTTCCTCCATTAAGTAAATTGTTTTCAAATTATTTTCAGCTATTAAATAACCTTGTTTTGCAGATTTTTGATACCATTTAATTGCTTCTTGAATATTATGATTTACTCCTAAACCTAAATGATAAATATTACCTAAAATACATTGTGCTTCTGGATTTCCTTCTTCTGCCAATGGTTTTAATAAAGTAAGAGTTTCTTGATAGTTTTTTTCTTCAAAAGCAAATAAGCCTTTTTCTAAATTTGACATTTTTAATTACATAAACTCATTAGCTACAATTTTACCATCAACTCTTTCATATTCATCCTCTAATAACCATGAATTAACATCATCATAATTATTACTAGAAAATATTGATTTATACTGTTGTGCAGGATCATAAACTTGATATATTCCCTCATTATCTCCTATCAACATTAAAATTCGAGGAGGAAAAATAATTGTATCAATCCATAATTCCACAAATTGCCAATTATTATTTAATATTGCGGGGTTTTGTTCTTGGGATAACATGATAAATATTTGTTCCTTTAATAATTTTTATTTCAGCATAATAAAGAGGAATTTTTGTACCATCATTTCTAATTTGATAGCCTATGGGTTGAGAAAAATAAAGTCCATATCTTTCATAATAATCATTATGATCCTCAATGCCTGTTTTTTCACCTTTTTCTATGATAGCTTCTATCACTCTCTCCATTGTTTCTAAATCATTAAAAACATGGGCTTTACCTTCTTTTTTGAGTAATCTTTTTACTTGTGAAGTACCATCAATATGTTTTGCGAATAGATTTTCACGAGAATCTTTTACTATTTTTTTCTGAATACCAGTCATATTAAATTTTGGATTATAAAGGGTGAGAAATTCCCACCCTATTGACTTAGAAATTACCCGTTAAGGCTTCTTTACACCTGTCACAGATCAAAGGTTCATCGCTAAAAGTACCCACTGTGGTAGAGTAATTCCAGCATCGATCGCACTTATGCCCATCGGCGTTTAAAACTGCTACCTTCAAAGTGGTATCATTAAGCTGAATTTCTCCTTGATATTGACCATCATTCAACCTAGATTCCTCACTAACTAACTCCACTTGAGAGACTAGCAATAGATAACGTAACTCATCAACTCTGTTACCTTCATTTAAAGCATTAGTCGGATTAAAATTAGTCAGAGTTTCCGATAGCTTACCTTCAGTATCATAAATTAATACTTTCGCTTCTAAAGACGAACCGATCGACTTCTGATTACGAGCATCATCTAAAACCTTATTCACCCCTGTACGAATGTTGCGTAATTGCCCCCATTTTGATAGTAAATCAGGGTTTTGTACCCACTCAGGTTCTAATTTAACCCAACCTGCTTCAAATACCGAATTATAAGGCTTTTCATAGGGTAAATTCTGCCAAATATCCTCCGCCATGTGACATAAGACAGGTGCGATCGAACGGGCTAAATTTTCGAGAATGATTGCCATGACAGTTTGACAACTGCGACGACGAGGGGAATTAGGATCAGAAATATAGAGTCTATCCTTAGCAATATCTAGGTAAAAATTAGATAAATCAACTACGCAGAAATTTTGTACTTTTTGGAAGAATTTAAAAAATTGATAACTCTCAAAGGCTTCGGTAATTTCACTAAAAACTAAGTGAGTTTCGTGGAGAATATACTTATCTAATTCAGGTAAATTTTCATAACTAACGGCATCTTTTTGCGGATCAAAATCATCTAAATTACCTAACAAAAATCGAGCCGTATTGCGAATTTTACGGTAAACGTCAGCAAGTTGTTTGATGATATTATCACCGATACGCACATCCCCAGAATAGTCCGTTGATGCCACCCATAAACGCAGTACATCTGCACCGTAGGGGGGTTGTTGTTTCTGGTTTTTGCCACCGTTGATGATGAGATTCGGATCAACTACATTTCCCACCGATTTACTCATTTTCATGCCCTTTTCATCCAAGACGAAACCATGAGTTAACACAGTTTTATAGGGAGCGATGCCGTTTACTGCTACACTGGTTAAAAGGCTAGACTGAAACCATCCTCGATGTTGATCTGAACCTTCCAAATACAAGTCCACAGGGTATTTCAACTCCTCCCGTTGATTGGCAACCGCCGCCCAAGATGAACCAGAATCGAACCATACATCCATAGTATCCATACCTTTACGGTAGGTTTTGCCGTTGTTGCGATAACTTTCGGGCAACAATTCCTCTACAGATAATTCCCACCAAGCATCTGAGCCTTTTTCCCTGATAATATCTTTAACGTGGTTAATCGTCTCCTCATTCAATAAAGGTTCGTTGGTTGCTTCATCATAAAACACAGGAATCGGTAAACCCCAACTGCGTTGACGAGAAATACACCAGTCACTTCGATCGCCCACCATGGGAGTAATACGATTTTCACCCTGAGAGGGAATCCAAGTTACATCTTTAATCGCCTTCAATGCCAAGTCACGGAAACCGTCAACGGAGGCGAACCATTGCTCTGTAGCACGGAAGATAGTCGGTTTTTTAGTGCGCCAATCGTAGGGGTATTTATGAGCGTAGGCTTCCTCCTTCAATAAACTTCCCTTAACGGTTAAAGCGTCAATAATTGCCTGATTTGCGTCTTTTAAAACGTTTAACCCCTGAAATTCTCCTGCTTCTTCGGTAAAGTTACCTCGATCGTCCACTGGTGATAAAATAGGCAAGTGGTATTTTTGTCCAGTAATATAGTCTTCTTGACCATGACCGGGGGCAGTATGTACTAATCCCGTACCAGATTCGGTAGTAATATAATCACCGCCGATAACCACTGGACTTTCTCGATCGAACAAGGGATGCTTATAGGTGGATAATTCTAAGTCTGCACCTTTGACAACGGTTTTGATAGTTAACTGACAACCTAAAGTATTGCTTAAACTTTCTACTAAATCTTTGGCAACAATGAGGAATTTTGATCCCCCCCAACCCCCCTTACTAAGGGGGGAGTTATCATCAGGAGAAGTAACTTCTACTACTGCATAATCTAAATGCCCATTGACAGCAACGGCGAGATTACCGGGAATTGTCCAAGGGGTTGTCGTCCAGATTGCTACAGAGAGATTAGGCATAAATTCCGCTAAAGATTGAGCCTTTTCCCCTAACTTATTTAGAGTAAAACTAGCGTAGATACTGCGAGAGGTATGCCCTTCAGGATATTCTAATTCAGCTTCGGCTAGGGCGGTTTGTGAGCTAGGACTCCAATGCACGGGTTTTAAGCCACGATAGATATAACCGTTTAATGCCATTTTGCCGAATACTTCAATTTGGACGGCTTCATATTCTGGTAATAGGGTTAAATAGGGGTTTTCCCAGTCTCCCCATATCCCATATCGTTTAAACCCTTCTGCTTGTTCTTGTTGGGCTTTGAGGGCGAAATCACGGGCTTTATGACGGAGGGTAATGGGGGTTAAGGCTTCTCTTTCTTTCTGTTTTAAACTTTGTAATACTTTAAGCTCGATCGGCAGTCCGTGACAATCCCAACCGGGTACATAGCGAACTTTATGACCTTGTAATAATTTATATTTATTAATAATATCTTTGAGGACTTTGTTTAATGCGTGTCCCATGTGTAAGCTACCATTGGCGTAGGGAGGTCCATCATGGAGGATAAAAAGGTCTTTAGGATTGTTTTGACCTAATTTCTCGTAAACCTGCTCTTTTGCCCAAAATTCCTGTAATTCTGGCTCTTTTTTAACGGCATTGGCTCTCATGTCAAAGCCTGTTTTTGGTAAATTTACGGTATCTTTATAGTTTTTCTGTTCAGTCATCGATCGATCCTTAAAATTAATATAATATTTCTCTTTATGTGATTGTATCGTGAACAGGGTTTCTGATCGATTGTTGTCTATGTAACTATTACTGTATGATTGATATGATAGAATATTAAACAAATTATTAATTTTAGGAGATTATTATGGTTCGTTCCCTTAAATCAATCTTTCTCGCTTTACTTATTAGTTTTGGGCTTTTTATCAATCCCGTATCTGCAGATGTCGGCTCAAGCGTAAAAAGTTGGACAGATGGTTTTTGGTATGGATTTGGAGCATTTGTAGGTGGAAGTGTTGGGGCAGTTGCGACTTGTTATGTCGTAGATGTTGCGATCGCACCTGTAGCTCCTCCTGTAGCAGCCTATTTAGCAACCGTTTGTCCTTATGCAGGAGTAATAGCAGGTGGTGCGGTAGGTGGAGAAACCCTAAAAGCAGTTGTGGTACATTAAAGCACAAAAACTGTAACGTAAAACGGGCATCTTGCCCGTGAAAGAAGATGATAGAGACAGCCTTCTAGGCTGTTTTACGGAGGTTATAGTTTATGAATTTTAGTGATTCTTCTCTCAAAATTACAAGAAGAAAGTTACCTCATTGGGAGTTAGATGGTTCAATTTATTTCATCACTTTTAATACTTATAAACGTTTAGAATTAAATCCTTCTGCTAGGCAAATTGTTTTAAATTGTTGTTTATTTTTTGATGAAAGTCGTCATCAACACGATCGAAGATACCATACCTTTGCTATAGTAATTATGCCTGATCATGTTCACTGGTTAATGCAACCTTTTCCTAAGTCTAATGGTGAATATTGGTCTATTGGTAGTATTCTTCATAGCGTTAAAAGTTATAGTGCTAAACAAATCCCAAAAGTGATGAATCATTCTGGTATAGTATGGCATGAAGAAAGGTACGATCGAATTATGAGAAACGAAGAAGAATTTTTGAATACTTGGCAATATATTCGAGAAAATCCCGTGAAGGAAAATTTAGCTAATATCCCTGAAGAATATCCTTTTTTTTGGCAGGAAACTTACACAGGCTAGAAGCCTGTTTTACCTTAGGTATGAAAAAGGAATTGACTATAGGAGTCTTCAGGAAAATTCCGTCTCAAAAACGCTACAAAAATTAATAGTTTAGGGAGACAAAATAGGTTATGTTGTAAATTTGATCACCTTTTATGATAAGTAAATTTTATTTATGACACAACCAACGATCGAATCTATTTTAAAAGAAAAACGTACTTTTAGCCCCCCTAAGCATTTCTCACAACAAGCACAGATTACAAGTTGGCAAGAATATCAAGC
This window contains:
- a CDS encoding REP-associated tyrosine transposase, giving the protein MNFSDSSLKITRRKLPHWELDGSIYFITFNTYKRLELNPSARQIVLNCCLFFDESRHQHDRRYHTFAIVIMPDHVHWLMQPFPKSNGEYWSIGSILHSVKSYSAKQIPKVMNHSGIVWHEERYDRIMRNEEEFLNTWQYIRENPVKENLANIPEEYPFFWQETYTG
- a CDS encoding DUF6972 family protein; the encoded protein is MTGIQKKIVKDSRENLFAKHIDGTSQVKRLLKKEGKAHVFNDLETMERVIEAIIEKGEKTGIEDHNDYYERYGLYFSQPIGYQIRNDGTKIPLYYAEIKIIKGTNIYHVIPRTKPRNIK
- a CDS encoding DNA cytosine methyltransferase codes for the protein MSSKKRILSLFSGCGGMDLGMEGNFWIHQDFINEKIHPNWIVDRNKNLVKLAKTSFQTVFANDIEISAKNAWLSYFKKDIFHLESIVNLVEQYEREEFEFPKNIDILTGGFPCQDFSVSGKRKGLNSHKNHDGNYLEEKTQDNLKNRGMLYYWMKKVIEITQPKIFIAENVKGLNSLSTVKDKIESDFKSINNHGYLVFSQLLYAPDYGIPQTRERLFFIGINKRYLNQKWLQFPNIKYLINPFPEITHFNAPNSIIHNNLLKTYSTVRSALYGLLEPEEEKKDQAQIRYSKAKFYGKTQGQIEVNLDGLSPTIRAEHHGNIEFRRLSLELGGRYQDELNCGKKMRRLTVRECARIQTFPDDYEFVRDSKISPTNSPISASKAYKLIGNAVPPLLSYHIAMKLESIWDNLFNYDQSVHLTQKISSIF
- a CDS encoding DUF2283 domain-containing protein, whose protein sequence is MKINYYSDTDSLYIHLSDKPSIDSQEISERVVLDYDEKGNLVGIDIDNASKKVQLNELILNQLPSNIMKVPA
- the ileS gene encoding isoleucine--tRNA ligase encodes the protein MTEQKNYKDTVNLPKTGFDMRANAVKKEPELQEFWAKEQVYEKLGQNNPKDLFILHDGPPYANGSLHMGHALNKVLKDIINKYKLLQGHKVRYVPGWDCHGLPIELKVLQSLKQKEREALTPITLRHKARDFALKAQQEQAEGFKRYGIWGDWENPYLTLLPEYEAVQIEVFGKMALNGYIYRGLKPVHWSPSSQTALAEAELEYPEGHTSRSIYASFTLNKLGEKAQSLAEFMPNLSVAIWTTTPWTIPGNLAVAVNGHLDYAVVEVTSPDDNSPLSKGGWGGSKFLIVAKDLVESLSNTLGCQLTIKTVVKGADLELSTYKHPLFDRESPVVIGGDYITTESGTGLVHTAPGHGQEDYITGQKYHLPILSPVDDRGNFTEEAGEFQGLNVLKDANQAIIDALTVKGSLLKEEAYAHKYPYDWRTKKPTIFRATEQWFASVDGFRDLALKAIKDVTWIPSQGENRITPMVGDRSDWCISRQRSWGLPIPVFYDEATNEPLLNEETINHVKDIIREKGSDAWWELSVEELLPESYRNNGKTYRKGMDTMDVWFDSGSSWAAVANQREELKYPVDLYLEGSDQHRGWFQSSLLTSVAVNGIAPYKTVLTHGFVLDEKGMKMSKSVGNVVDPNLIINGGKNQKQQPPYGADVLRLWVASTDYSGDVRIGDNIIKQLADVYRKIRNTARFLLGNLDDFDPQKDAVSYENLPELDKYILHETHLVFSEITEAFESYQFFKFFQKVQNFCVVDLSNFYLDIAKDRLYISDPNSPRRRSCQTVMAIILENLARSIAPVLCHMAEDIWQNLPYEKPYNSVFEAGWVKLEPEWVQNPDLLSKWGQLRNIRTGVNKVLDDARNQKSIGSSLEAKVLIYDTEGKLSETLTNFNPTNALNEGNRVDELRYLLLVSQVELVSEESRLNDGQYQGEIQLNDTTLKVAVLNADGHKCDRCWNYSTTVGTFSDEPLICDRCKEALTGNF
- a CDS encoding helix-turn-helix transcriptional regulator translates to MNIRELRKKQGLKTVEVASVVGVAESTVRNWEYGKTIPKLRLDQIKKLLDLYKCDFNDLYSAIFKQ
- a CDS encoding tetratricopeptide repeat protein; this translates as MSNLEKGLFAFEEKNYQETLTLLKPLAEEGNPEAQCILGNIYHLGLGVNHNIQEAIKWYQKSAKQGYLIAENNLKTIYLMEEIDTEVLVSNF
- a CDS encoding type II toxin-antitoxin system MqsA family antitoxin yields the protein MKCDFCGSEKAKIRYISRSYGNDEELFIVENIPLISCPDCGESYFTAETMRKIEAIKQQKNSIAITRNIPVAKFAS
- a CDS encoding UPF0104 family protein, giving the protein MQTKSLIKYIRQGIPILFILILFSFSIMAIVSELKKDSIESVWLYLKSIPHWHKLTALAMTILGYGLMTGYDLLGFAHIRQKLSPLKVAFTAFISYAIGNTVGFSVLSGTAIRYHYYGLAGVSQVKIAELIIFTHLTFWLGLLSISGVVSLVDPLTLPSTLKLPFDSIHPLGYIFLSLVLIYFILSVTLKHSIKLKEEEITFPKPIISIGTIVVAGLDWGLAAGVLYLLLPVSNSMTYIGFFGIYIIALTAGLISNVPGGLGVFETVMLYLRPQSVSPSDMLGGLIAYRIVYFFIPLIVALVLIGIQAWKTKNKL